CGAAGAAAAAATCAAAGAATGGAGCTCAACCAACTTTTGTTTGGAGATGCCATACAAGGTATAAAAGCACAAGCGTGAAAATAATGTAAAGAATATAGATAAAATTTGAGAAGAATTCTTTAAAAAGAGCCCAGATCTCGGCAAATGATTCCTTCATATGTTTTCCAAAATTTTGTTTATTTTTTCTTTAAATTCCACCGCTTTTTCCCTTGCCTTTTGAGCAAAATTTTTGGAATTTGAGGCATAAATAATTGCACGACTTACATTTATAAGAGCAATTTTATCTTTGTTAACCCCATATTTCAACGCAAGTTCAAGATTCCCTTTTTGCTCTCCAATTCCCGGTATTAAAAACAATGTTTCATCGGATAATTCACGAACAAGTTTTATGTCTTCTCCTTTCGTTGCCCCAACAACAAAACCAAGATTTTTAAACTTTGAACTTATAAATCTTTCTGCAATATGTTGGAAAACAAATTTATCAGCACATTTTAGATATTGAAAGTCAAAAGCTCCCTGATTTGTGCTTAAAACCACAACGAACACAAATTTATCCTCAAACTTTACAAATGGTTCAATTGATTCAACTCCAAAATATGGATTAACTGTGATTGCATCTGCCCCAAGTTCAACAAACAAACTTTTTGCATACATTTCGTTAGTTGAGCGTACATCACCACGCTTTGAATCAAGGATAACAGGTATATCTTTAGGGATTGCATCAATTGTTAATTTTAAAATTTCAAATCCACGGGCACCAAGCGCCTCATAAAATGCGGTGTTAATTTTATAAGCACAAACAACATCGTAAGTTGCTTCAATTATATTGCGATTGAACTCCAAAATAGAATTAATTGATTTTGGAAAATTATTTGGAATTTTTTCAATGTTGGTATCAAGCCCAATGCAAAGAAGGGAATTATTTTTTGCAAGTGCTTTTTTGAGTTTATAAATAAAATCCATCTTCAAGATAAAACCTTATCTTCAATCTTTTGAAGTCGCCTTAAAATATCTCCAATGACAACATTTTCCTTTTTCAGAGATTCAACCTCTCTTGTAAGTTCGCCAATTTTTTCAACCAATGAATTTATCATAAATACCACATTATCAATTCTTTTATTTGTATCATCAATCCTTTTATTCGTATCATCAATTCTTAAACTCAACTCAGATCTTGTTTCGTCAATCCTTGCGTTTAACTCGGTTCTTAATCCATCAATCCTTTCGTATAGTTCAGCTCTCAACCCATCAATTCTTGCGTATAGTTCGGCTCTCATTTCATCAATTTTTGCATATAGTTCGGTTCTTAGCTCATCAATTCTGCGACTTATTTCGTTAATGTAAGCGTTTGTATCGGAAAGGCGTGCAGAGAATTCATCCATTCGTCCGTGAAGTTTAGAAATGTCTTGTTTTATAACTTCAATTTCAGGCAAAATTACGGCTTTTATTGCTTCAATTATTTTACTTGTTGCATTCGCCATTTAAATCTCCATTTAATGAGTTTTTCTAAATTTAAAACAATTTTTAGATAAATTCAATCCCGTTTGAAGAACTTGAAATTAGCAAAGATAAAATCCTGCGCTATTATAGCCCCTCCCCCACTTGACAATCTAATTTTTATTTGTTATATTTAAGCGTATTTTCTCCTAAAAAATTTAGGCAAAAATAAAAATTGACCTAAAATTATGTTAAAAATTGACGATATTGACCTTAAAATTTTAGACATTCTCCAGAAAAATGGAAGGATAAAGCGTAATGACCTTGCTCAAATCGTTGGACTTTCTGTTCCATCGGTGAGCGAAAGGTTAAAAAAGCTTGAAGATGAAGGGATAATAAAAGGATATACCGCCTTACTTGATTCAAAGAAGCTGGGGAAGGATATAACAGCATTTGTCTTTGTTTACATTGATTCGTCAAGGAATTATCCTTTATTTATTGAGAGGGCTATGGAGGTTGAGGAGATATTGGAGTGCCATTCAATCACGGGTGAGGGATCACACCTTTTGAAAGTTAAAACTGAGAACACATCAACGCTTGAAAAACTTCTTGCGAGAATTCAATCTTGGCCAGGTGTTACTGGGACTAAGACGAATATCGTTTTATCAACGATTAAGGAAACAACGAGAATAAAAATTTTTAATGAGGATTGAACTAAAGTTTTTAAACGGAGGTGTTATCTGTGGGCGAATTTAAAATTGTTGCTGATACGGTTTGGACTATGATAGCTGGTTTTCTTGTTTTTTTCATGAATCTTGGTTTTGCAATGCTTGAAGCGGGGCTTCAAAGGAGTAAAAATGCTGTTAATATCTTAATGAAAAATTTTGTTGTTTTTTCTGTTTCTTCAATTTCTTTTTTCATCATAGGTTGGGGTATTATGTTTGGAGATGGGAATGATTTTTTCGGTATCAAAGGTTTATGGTTTGTTTCGGGGCAGGATAATTCCCCTGCGACTGGCGAAAGTTATCTTGGCGTGTATAAAGCAATAAGTTGGGCATCAGTTCCATTATGGGCGAAATTTTTCTTTCAACTTGTTTTTGCTGGAACATCTGCGACAATTGTGTCCGGAGCTGTTGGGGAAAGGATAAAGTTTAAAAGTTTTCTAATTTTTTCATTTTTGATGATTTCGTTTATTTATCCAGTTGTTGGGCACTGGATTTGGGGTGGTGGATGGCTTAGTAAACTCGGATTTCTTGATTTTGCTGGTTCAACTGTGGTTCATTCCGTTGGTGGCTGGTCTGCGCTTACAGGAGCGATATTACTTGGTCCAAGGCTCGGCAAATATAAAAATGGAAAGATTAATCCAATCCCTGGACATGATTTAACACTTGCTACGCTTGGGGCGTTTATCTTGTGGTTTGGATGGTTTGGTTTTAATCCCGGGTCAACTATGTCGGCAAATTTCTCATATATAGCAAAAATTGCAACAGTTACGAATATGTCCGCAGCTTCAGCAACTTTGTCAGCCTTAATAACATCATGGGTTTTCTTGAGGAAGCCTGATTTAACGATGGTCCTTAATGGATGTCTTGCCGGTCTTGTTGCTATAACCGCTCCGTGTGCTTATGTTTCAGTTTTTTCGTCCCTTTTAATTGGCTTTACGGCTGGTGTGATCGTTGTCTTTTCCGTTTTGTTGTTTGATAAGCTTAAAATTGACGATCCAGTTGGGGCTATATCTGTTCATTTGATAAATGGAATTTGGGGAACGCTTGCGGTAGGTTTATTTCATGAGGAAGAAGGTTTAATAAACGGGATGGTAAAGTTGTTAAAAGTGCAACTTTTGGGTGTGATTGTTGTTGGCGTATTTGCATTCACGATTTCATTTGTTCTTTGGCTTATTATAAAAGAAATTTTGGGATTAAGAGTTTCAGAGCAAGAGGAAATTGATGGGCTTGATCTTACTGAACATGGTCAGGTGTGTTATCCTGAATTTTCAATCCTTGGGTCAAGTTCTTTTGCAGTTGAGTTTCAGGAAATTGAACATGAAAAAGTTCCCGAAGTTAAGAAAGTATCAAAGAGAAAACCTCCAATCACTT
Above is a window of Candidatus Kryptobacter tengchongensis DNA encoding:
- a CDS encoding orotidine-5'-phosphate decarboxylase, which encodes MDFIYKLKKALAKNNSLLCIGLDTNIEKIPNNFPKSINSILEFNRNIIEATYDVVCAYKINTAFYEALGARGFEILKLTIDAIPKDIPVILDSKRGDVRSTNEMYAKSLFVELGADAITVNPYFGVESIEPFVKFEDKFVFVVVLSTNQGAFDFQYLKCADKFVFQHIAERFISSKFKNLGFVVGATKGEDIKLVRELSDETLFLIPGIGEQKGNLELALKYGVNKDKIALINVSRAIIYASNSKNFAQKAREKAVEFKEKINKILENI
- a CDS encoding transcriptional regulator, AsnC family, coding for MLKIDDIDLKILDILQKNGRIKRNDLAQIVGLSVPSVSERLKKLEDEGIIKGYTALLDSKKLGKDITAFVFVYIDSSRNYPLFIERAMEVEEILECHSITGEGSHLLKVKTENTSTLEKLLARIQSWPGVTGTKTNIVLSTIKETTRIKIFNED
- a CDS encoding ammonium transporter, with the translated sequence MGEFKIVADTVWTMIAGFLVFFMNLGFAMLEAGLQRSKNAVNILMKNFVVFSVSSISFFIIGWGIMFGDGNDFFGIKGLWFVSGQDNSPATGESYLGVYKAISWASVPLWAKFFFQLVFAGTSATIVSGAVGERIKFKSFLIFSFLMISFIYPVVGHWIWGGGWLSKLGFLDFAGSTVVHSVGGWSALTGAILLGPRLGKYKNGKINPIPGHDLTLATLGAFILWFGWFGFNPGSTMSANFSYIAKIATVTNMSAASATLSALITSWVFLRKPDLTMVLNGCLAGLVAITAPCAYVSVFSSLLIGFTAGVIVVFSVLLFDKLKIDDPVGAISVHLINGIWGTLAVGLFHEEEGLINGMVKLLKVQLLGVIVVGVFAFTISFVLWLIIKEILGLRVSEQEEIDGLDLTEHGQVCYPEFSILGSSSFAVEFQEIEHEKVPEVKKVSKRKPPITLEKPKILEAERADENKSFKIKVENLDKKVFINLWRQMCSGDWRKLPLEFKEIYPNVKLFSGDEILFSKGNPDVIVEKFAKVLSRAGFKGFKIKIIKE